The following are from one region of the Aequoribacter fuscus genome:
- the greA gene encoding transcription elongation factor GreA has product MNKVPMTKAGEMALRAELERLRKVERPRIIAAIAEAREHGDLKENAEYHAAREQQSFAEGRIMEIEGKLSYAQVIDITAIPHTGKVIFGTTIDLINLANDQEVTYRIVGDDEADVKRNLISVSSPIARALIGKEEGDVVVVKAPSGDIEYEIDQVRHEA; this is encoded by the coding sequence ATGAATAAAGTGCCTATGACAAAGGCGGGTGAGATGGCCTTGCGCGCAGAGCTCGAGCGTTTGCGTAAAGTCGAGCGCCCGCGCATTATTGCTGCGATTGCTGAAGCTCGCGAGCACGGCGACTTGAAAGAAAACGCCGAATATCATGCAGCACGCGAGCAACAAAGCTTTGCCGAAGGCCGTATCATGGAAATCGAGGGCAAGTTGTCGTATGCGCAAGTTATTGATATTACAGCCATTCCTCACACAGGTAAGGTGATCTTTGGTACTACGATTGATCTGATTAATTTGGCCAATGATCAAGAAGTCACCTACCGTATTGTGGGCGATGACGAAGCGGACGTTAAGCGCAACCTGATTTCAGTGAGTTCACCGATCGCACGCGCGTTGATTGGTAAAGAAGAAGGCGACGTGGTGGTGGTAAAGGCGCCAAGCGGCGATATTGAATACGAAATTGATCAGGTTAGGCACGAAGCCTAA
- the yhbY gene encoding ribosome assembly RNA-binding protein YhbY: MKNIEKRQYRAIGHKLKPIVTVGGSGLSETVIAEVDRALNDHELIKIKCAGMDRDSKAEIISDLCGELNAEAVQVIGNTALLLRRSKKPNPKLSNLIRAALA; the protein is encoded by the coding sequence ATGAAAAATATTGAAAAACGCCAATATCGCGCCATTGGCCACAAATTAAAGCCCATCGTGACGGTCGGCGGCTCTGGCTTAAGCGAAACCGTCATTGCTGAGGTCGATCGCGCTTTAAACGATCACGAACTCATCAAAATCAAATGTGCCGGCATGGATCGTGATAGCAAGGCGGAAATCATCAGCGACTTGTGCGGAGAGCTTAACGCTGAAGCGGTGCAAGTCATCGGTAACACTGCCTTACTACTGCGCCGCAGCAAAAAGCCGAATCCAAAACTGTCAAACTTGATCCGCGCCGCTTTGGCCTAG
- the rlmE gene encoding 23S rRNA (uridine(2552)-2'-O)-methyltransferase RlmE produces MAKKKSSSKAWLKEHRDDVYVQRAQKEGYRSRACYKLIELNEKDRLLRPGMTVVDLGSAPGGWSQVAAGIVGVKGRVIATDILPMDTLEDVDFIQGDFTEEAVFDALLEAIGDEPVDLVMSDMAPNMSGMTAVDQPRAMYLVELAVDMASRVLAPKGAFVAKVFQGEGFDELFRSLREQYQTVLTRKPDASRPRSREVYIVAKGFKGA; encoded by the coding sequence ATGGCAAAAAAGAAATCCTCCAGTAAGGCATGGCTCAAAGAGCACCGCGATGACGTCTATGTGCAGCGAGCGCAAAAAGAGGGTTATCGCTCGCGAGCCTGCTACAAATTGATCGAGTTAAACGAAAAGGATCGCCTGCTGAGGCCCGGTATGACGGTGGTTGATTTGGGCTCGGCGCCCGGTGGTTGGTCGCAAGTGGCGGCTGGAATTGTCGGTGTCAAAGGCCGCGTTATTGCAACCGATATATTGCCTATGGACACGCTTGAAGACGTCGATTTTATTCAAGGCGATTTCACCGAAGAAGCAGTCTTCGACGCTCTCCTAGAGGCTATCGGCGACGAGCCAGTCGATTTGGTCATGTCTGACATGGCGCCCAATATGAGTGGCATGACCGCGGTGGATCAGCCGCGAGCGATGTACTTAGTCGAGCTGGCCGTTGACATGGCTTCTCGAGTACTGGCACCAAAAGGTGCCTTTGTTGCCAAGGTGTTTCAGGGCGAGGGCTTTGATGAATTATTCAGGAGTTTGCGCGAGCAATATCAAACGGTTCTGACTCGCAAGCCAGACGCGTCGCGTCCGCGTTCAAGAGAAGTCTACATCGTTGCAAAAGGCTTCAAAGGCGCTTGA